One region of Gigantopelta aegis isolate Gae_Host chromosome 7, Gae_host_genome, whole genome shotgun sequence genomic DNA includes:
- the LOC121377607 gene encoding tetratricopeptide repeat protein 32-like, producing the protein MKTDELFQEAESNEKLGNVDEAFTLYTKFIENACVCLNNLNEHNEKIALQKKLALAYNNRGLIQYKKVNFHEAIDDYTHSLQFDLQLPQTFYNRGLIHYRLGHYAAAIQDMKEALSIDPAFESAQKCLHQSKVDWEEKGQRR; encoded by the exons ATGAAAACTGATGAATTATTCCAGGAAGCAGAAAGCAATGAAAAATTAGGCAACGTGGACGAAGCTTTTacattatacacaaaatttattGAAAATGCATGCGTGTGCCTGAACAATCTGAATGAACATAATGAGAAAATTGCTCT GCAGAAGAAACTTGCGCTGGCTTACAACAACCGAGGTTTGATCCAGTACAAGAAAGTGAATTTCCACGAGGCTATCGACGACTACACCCACAGCCTGCAGTTTGATCTACAGCTACCACAGACTTTCTACAACAGAGGGCTCATTCACTACAGGCTGG GTCATTACGCAGCGGCCATACAAGACATGAAGGAGGCTCTCTCTATTGATCCAGCCTTTGAATCAGCTCAGAAATGTCTGCACCAGTCAAAGGTGGACTGGGAGGAAAAAGGTCAGCGACGATGA